A region from the Candidatus Eisenbacteria bacterium genome encodes:
- a CDS encoding chromosome segregation protein SMC, translating to AAEKKRADLGERGREIDVRLLQIEKLLDERRGERDSIQTALAEQDHELRELRRNLDGLSERLHSDQVREVEIRSEMEKLRERIYQEFKCDIAEEAEKRAAAESEAAAEETGPDAGRSGEGDTEAGGQDADELERIAGLRQKLLALGPVNFVAAEEYSTQKERLLFHRRQQEDLLKARSDLLQAIQRINETAGSMFRETFEKARGHFRSTFEFLFPGGEADVTLAGDDPLEAGIEITARPRGKKLEAIRLLSTGERALTAIALLFGLYLVKPSPFCVLDELDAPLDDANIRRFVTLLRHFSERTQFVVITHNKRTMEAADRLYGVTMQQVGVSKIVSVRLGEGEGMLEPIITEAGVASSTAAGEA from the coding sequence AGGCGGCGGAGAAGAAGCGCGCGGATCTCGGCGAGCGGGGACGCGAGATCGATGTCCGGCTGCTCCAGATCGAGAAGCTCCTCGACGAGCGCCGCGGCGAGCGCGACTCGATCCAGACGGCGCTCGCCGAGCAGGATCACGAGCTGCGCGAGCTGAGGCGCAACCTCGACGGTTTGAGTGAACGCCTCCACTCGGACCAGGTGCGCGAGGTCGAGATCCGCTCCGAGATGGAGAAGCTTCGAGAACGGATCTACCAGGAGTTCAAGTGCGACATCGCGGAGGAGGCGGAGAAACGCGCGGCGGCAGAATCCGAAGCGGCGGCGGAGGAGACGGGACCGGACGCCGGCCGGAGTGGGGAAGGCGACACCGAGGCGGGCGGACAAGATGCAGATGAGCTCGAGCGGATTGCCGGCCTGAGGCAGAAGCTCCTCGCGCTCGGGCCGGTCAACTTCGTGGCCGCCGAGGAGTACTCCACGCAGAAGGAAAGGCTCCTCTTCCACCGCCGCCAGCAAGAGGACCTGCTCAAGGCGCGATCCGATCTCCTCCAGGCGATCCAGAGGATCAACGAGACGGCCGGGTCGATGTTCAGGGAGACATTCGAGAAGGCCCGCGGGCACTTCCGCAGCACTTTCGAGTTCCTCTTCCCGGGCGGGGAGGCGGACGTGACCCTGGCCGGCGACGATCCCCTGGAGGCGGGAATCGAGATCACCGCCAGGCCCCGTGGGAAGAAGCTCGAGGCGATCCGGCTGCTCTCGACGGGCGAGCGCGCGTTGACGGCGATCGCCCTGCTCTTCGGCCTCTACCTCGTGAAACCGAGCCCGTTCTGCGTTCTGGACGAGCTCGACGCTCCGCTCGATGACGCCAACATCCGACGGTTCGTGACCCTCCTGCGTCACTTCAGCGAGAGGACCCAGTTCGTGGTGATCACGCACAACAAGAGGACGATGGAGGCGGCCGACCGCCTCTACGGCGTCACCATGCAGCAGGTCGGAGTCTCGAAGATCGTCTCGGTCCGGCTCGGGGAGGGGGAAGGGATGCTCGAGCCGATTATCACCGAGGCGGGCGTCGCATCGTCCACAGCCGCGGGGGAGGCCTAG
- the tatC gene encoding twin-arginine translocase subunit TatC, translated as MGSKLAALRNLLGSEEKEMPFLEHLEELRRVLLRIVGLLLLSTIAAYVFSGRVLDTIVKQTIEHATFLKPLEAFNARLKVAFILGLLASLPVVLWQIWGFVVPGLLRRERRIVGPLVLWSAILFYGGVAFSYLVLTPTMLGLLVGFGTELVRPQIAVGALLDFVVSMAMACGLLFQLPLVVAVLSLIGVLSPTFLMRRWRHAVVAIFVITAAVTPGDGPSQIILAAPVLVLYFASILVARAIWKGKSAEAAAPAAGAEGGSHLGG; from the coding sequence ATGGGAAGCAAGCTCGCTGCCTTGAGGAATCTCCTCGGATCCGAGGAGAAGGAGATGCCCTTCCTGGAGCATCTCGAGGAGCTGCGCCGCGTCCTTCTGAGGATCGTCGGCCTCCTACTCCTGAGCACGATCGCGGCATACGTCTTTTCCGGCAGGGTCCTTGACACGATCGTGAAGCAGACGATCGAGCATGCCACGTTCTTGAAGCCTCTGGAGGCCTTCAACGCGCGGCTGAAGGTCGCCTTCATCCTGGGGCTTCTCGCCTCGCTCCCCGTGGTCCTGTGGCAGATCTGGGGCTTCGTTGTTCCGGGGCTCCTCCGCCGGGAGAGGCGGATCGTCGGGCCGTTGGTCCTGTGGTCCGCGATCCTCTTCTACGGTGGGGTCGCCTTCTCCTATCTGGTCCTGACGCCGACGATGCTCGGGCTCCTCGTCGGGTTCGGAACGGAGTTGGTGCGGCCGCAGATCGCCGTCGGAGCGCTCCTCGACTTCGTCGTGAGCATGGCCATGGCATGCGGCCTTCTCTTTCAGCTTCCGCTCGTGGTCGCCGTCCTGAGCTTGATCGGCGTGCTGAGCCCCACGTTTCTCATGCGCCGATGGAGGCACGCGGTCGTGGCGATCTTCGTCATCACGGCGGCCGTGACGCCAGGGGACGGACCGTCGCAGATCATCCTCGCGGCCCCTGTGCTGGTCCTCTACTTCGCGAGCATCCTAGTGGCGCGGGCCATCTGGAAAGGGAAGTCGGCGGAGGCGGCGGCCCCGGCCGCCGGCGCAGAAGGAGGGAGTCATCTTGGCGGGTAG